The Fusarium poae strain DAOMC 252244 chromosome 2, whole genome shotgun sequence nucleotide sequence GACATGGCAGGTTGTGGTTGAGGAGGGAAATCGAAGCGAGGAAGAGCTCCGCCGAAAGAGTTGGTAGTCATGATGATAGTTGTGTTGTATTGTGGTGTTGGACTTGAGGGAGTTGGTATATATGATGGATTGAATGCTGGAGAGTGAATGATTCTCCCATTATCTTATATCAATTTGTTCCCATATAGAGAAATGAAAATGTATACTACTCTGTACCAGTTGTATCATTAATTAGGTAGTCGAGTCGCTCCGTTGTAGTGAGACAGCGACAAGTCAGACCATTGCCAGGGCATGTCTTACAGTGGTGCCAGCTCCCTAATGAAATGGCGTGGAACTTGTGGGGTCGTGGTCTGCTTTCTCCAACCCGCAAAGTCATCTGCGTATCGAATCTGCTGATACTCTAATGCACTGACAACTGTAACAAACAAGACACTGATGAGTGTTTGAGATTGGAACGTGGAGCAACATAAACACTCGATTTGTAAGACCGAGATGGTGCCTTTCTTTAAGCAAGATTATCTAGAGATACGGCTTTGTTTCAACCCATCTACCCGAGCGCCTCAGATCTACTCCGCAGTCATCTCTCTTGTTCGTTGATCAACATTTCTTGCCATATCCTGAGCAATACTATAATCTTCAAGACATATCCAAGTCAAGGACAGCTGAGGCAAGTCATAGGTACCCTTTTGATGCTGCGAGAATGAGTCCATTTTCTCCGGCTTTTCGCGCACCATTCATCTTGGGACGTATCTATTATCCCAGTTGTCAGTGGGATTCACACTGCAAGCCTAATTCTAAAACTTGCAATCGCTAATCTGCATTTACTCACGCGCCAATTGAAGTGGTATGATTGCCAATCTGTTGTAAAGATTGAATTATGTCATTGCCAACTCATACGGGGAAGCGGACTCACCAAGAACTGCGAGTACCTGTTGCATTGATGTGCTTTCGGAACCGACATGGCTCGATATCTGACCAGATCTCACTGATCGTATGATTGAAGCTGGTATTATAGCGAATAATAAGGCATATGTGTTTGGCATAATTTGACGCTGCAATGCGCGACATGTTTTACTTACCGACCTTTCTCGAAGGATTTGGCCATGTTCACCGAGACCACTAAAATTAGAGGGCCCGCTTCTGGAACCACCCTCTGAGATCGTGCCATCAAGACTTTTATCGCAGCTACATTTTATTAGAGAAACGAATGCTTTTATACAAGGCATTGTATAAATGATTTGGAACCATACAGACTACTAATACAGGCTACCATCTGTCAGGAATTGACGCGGACTTACTATTAAGGACGTAGCATATGGATACACTCGATGGGTTGGGTGTAAAAGACCCAGCCTGGCTTCCCAGAAGCAATGTTTGGATGACCGCTGGACAATATTGGAAGTCAATCTAATGATTGAGAGACTATCCAAGCCATTAAAACATCTTGCTCAAGGTCCGGATATCCTCCAAACTGACATACATGATGAGCCTGTGGACGTGGCTGTATATTAATTACATGTGTCTTCGCCAACATCCATCTATCACGATTCAACTTGGAGGGTATCCATGTTGCTCTGATTCAGTTCAAGAGATATCGACATTATGTCTCATATTTAGCAATCTCCAAGAAAAGGGCACACGATTGACGTCGAATCGTCGGGGTCCAAATCACGTTAAGTCCGTGATAACCGATAGCAATTCCCCTCAGGCTTAAATCGCCCACTAAAATGAAGCCCGCTTAACAATTGCCGGTCAGTGGAGGCGGAACGGCAGTTGTATTGCGCGGAGTTTGCGGAGTTTGGCTTGACATATTAACCTTCATCTCCTCATTTCCTATAGACAGAATCTATCAAGAATAAAATAACAAAACGAAAATGAAGGTCGCAATTGTTGGAGCCACTGGCGCTACCGGAGGATCCATCGCCAATGGCCTCCTGGAGTCTGACACGCAGTTTGTATGCTGCTCATAACTGTCTTTGGCTGACGTGATGACTGACGACGCATAGGACATTACAGCCCTGGTTCGACCAAACTCGATCGAGAAACCTGCGACAGTCGCTTTGAAAGAGAAAGGTATAAAGGTAGTTGCCGTTGATCTTCAAGGTAACCAGGATGAGCTTGTGGCTGCTCTGAAAGGCATTGACGTAGTCATATCGGCCATTTATTATCAGGCACTCCATGACGAGATTCCTCTTTCAATCGCAGCCAAGGCGGCCGGAGTCAAGCGATATGTACCTTGCTTTTTTGCAACTGTCGCGCCTCGAGGTGTTATGATGGCCCGCGATATTGTAAGTCTCTGTGAGCCTGTCCATATGGACTTTGACTAACGACTATCCCTTTGCAGAAAGAGGAGATTCTGGACCACATTCAGCGCATCTATCTCCCTTATACAGTGATCGATGTCGGCTGGTGGTATCAGATCACACTCCCTCTCGTACCCTCTGGGAAATTTGAAGGCCGCCTCACGGCTccaaacaacaacatcatcagtGGCGGGAACAAACCATCTGCTCTGGTTAGCCTGAACGACATTGGAAGATACGTTGCCGTTATAATCAGTGACGACCGCACTATAAACAAAAAGGTCTTTGCATACACAGAATCGAAAACGCAGAACGAGGTTTTTGAACTGGTCGAGAAGGTTACTGGTGAAAAGCCTGAGCGCACAGAGGTAACCTAAGCCCCAAAGCCTCACACGCGATAAGAAAACTGACGAGATGCTTGTAGATGCCCAAGGAACAAATTGAAGCTCAACTGGCACAGTTCAAAGATACCACTGAGTTGTCGCAAGGGAAAGCAATCCTGGATTATTGGATGTCCTGGGGCGTTCGGGGCGACAACACCGCTGAGAATGCGGTGTACCTTGGATATGTCCTCGCCAGCGATCTGTATCCTTCTCTCAAAGGCCAAAGCCTGGAAGACTTTATCCGAGATGTCCTCGACGGGAAGACCAAGTCAGTTTACTAGGTCATTTGCGCTGCTCTTCATGCAACATACGGACGAGTCAAACAGTGCGACTGACCAGACTCAATTACTCCTTGCTCTTAAAATGCGGCCAAGTCATGTGTTAACTATCCAGGTCGTATAATATTGGACGTATAAAGAGCGGTGCCACTGATAATGGCGACGTGTTATAGGAAGGAAATAGTTATTCGGGTATAGCATGCTATGCATGGAACGATTGAATATCAAGATCGGCAACCGAGAAAAGTATCACAAGTAGGACATGTTCTTGGGCTATTCCCGATGAAAGCAAAATCAATGAATAAAGACTTGGTTGTACAGTTGTCCAGGTGTCTTCTTATGCACAATATGCCGGGAAGCCTGTTTAAACACAAGATGCACCACATATATATTATGCTTCCTTCATTTCCGTCCGTGGAGACCCAAGGATACCAATCGTGAATGCAATGGTCCGGTTGGCTATATGTAGCGTCGGTTTTAACGGCTGAATTGAACAGATTGCGCTGTAGGATTGGGATCTAGACTAGTCCCTAGTTCCACACTCTAGTTTAGTTGCGACATGGTAAGGGAGATCGTCAATGCCGAAATGGCGGAATGCTGGATCCTGAAGCCGCGTGCAAGGGTAATGTCCAATGCCCACCTTAGCCCCTCTCTAACTAGTCTACTATGTATCTTGCCGCCGAAAGCGACGCTTGCTATCACAATCAATACCCCTCCCTAACAACATCGCATGCTGTAACCATCTTACTGGAATGCTACTAAGGTTTTGACGATGGATTTATTTGCCTCTTCGGAGCTTGATAAAATTAAAGAGGATTTGGTTAATTTAAACAATCCATTGTGATACGGGCGACAATGTGTTAGTCTCGATCTATCTAGATAGCCCACTAACTCAAACCGTTTGGTTTAGTCCTGCCCTAACTCAGGTAGAACATGATAGTTCACCAGATTCAGCCAACTATTGAAAATGACTGACTTTATCTGCAATTTAGATATGATTAGACAAAAATAGGAGGATAGGTAGATCTATAAGCAGGGATAGAACCTTATTGTTTTTGTTGTCCCTTTCTGTTACATTCCTTTCCTATCACAGGGAACATGATGAAGTCCTATTAACTACTCTTTCAGCTCTTGGCCTCGTGCCAACTTGCTTCAGCCTCACCATGCAAACGCTCTTCATCAGGTCCTTCTATTGTTTCTACAACCACTGAAACGGGGTCTTTGACAACACTCTCCGTGGAAACGGGCTCATCCACTGCGACTTCCGAGATTGAATCGAGTTCTGACTCCACTACATAGGTGCCAACTTCAATTGCTGAGCCTACGAGCACGCTTGAAGCAACAGATGTATCATCAGTCACCTCGTCGGTCGAAATGACCACCACGTTGGCTTCGACTACGACCGCCGAGCCCACCACCATTTCAGTTGCCACTACTACATCAGCCGCCCCCGTGGGTCCCGATCCAACTTCATGTGCTGCTCTTGACAACCCAGCTACAGTCGGAGGCAAAACTTTCAGCATCACCTGCGATACGGGGGTATCCTGCTTTCCGATTGGCGAATTTGATGGAGTTGGCTTTCTCGGCTGTCTTCAGTCCTGTAGTGAGAATAATGACTGCGGGAGCGTTCTATATGAGAAGACTAGTTCCTCTTGTGTCCTATGCTCAACCAGCTTTGGTGCAAGCCATAACAGCGGGTATGATATTGCAACTAAGCAATAGGTCGATACATGAGGGGCATCATCAACACACAGTTCTTGCTATTTTGATCGTTGCTTCTCatgtaaatatatatattattatatcaaCACTAGTCGAATGCAACTTGGTCAGAACATGGATTGCTCACGGAAGAATATAGTGTGTTGTTAGGTTCGGAGCCAGCTGTATACCGGACTTCTCATCTAAGTTGCAAGCGATAACTTTGAAACATTATGTCGAGGTGAGCTCACGGTATGAGGCGGTAGTTAATGAGCTTGTGTTCTTTGAAGTTAGTCATATTCGCTGGTAGAACCCTAAAATCAAACATAGAAACGTGATTTCTTGTTTCATTAACCCCTTTCTCTTTCACCTCTTTTTATTATCGAAGTGAACGCCATGGAGCTTGGTTATACAACCATTGAAGTCGAATCTTCATCAACTCTCAATACAAGCTGGCGCATCTGCCActaatactttttaagaaCCGCTCACCCACCGTTTGAGAGAAGTTGAATCGAGCGGTCCGGTAGAGGATTAACAATCGTGTCAttgtaaaaaaaaagaagacggAAGAAATAGACGAGGAGTTCTTGCTAAAATGAATTTGTATTTGTGCGATACCGATGCTGGGCTGTGTCTGCAGTGAGGAGAATATTGGATAGTATGGGTCCCCATTTCTGAAAACCACATAAGCCCTGGTACGTATCAAGATTAATATAGAAGAAGCGCATGCGTCTGAATTGAACAAGGAATAAAAGACCAGTGTTGAGATTCGGTTTCAGATATTGCAGGCTTAAGATGTTTCAAGTTCACGATATACTCACTACGTAGTATTATCTAGTGCCGAATAAAACTCGCAAATAAAAACGGTTGAGGCCAGTTAGAGTTAGTAGGCCACGACTAAAATCGTTGTGGATTTCTAGTTCAAAAATGTTAAAACTCTAATTAATAAACCACGTTGTGGTGGAAAAAGGCAGTCCACGCGCGCAGATTATCCCAAGCGAGACTACGGGCCGAGACTGATCTGTCGGGAAGCGAAAAGGGAACACTTTTGGATCCAATGAAACGTCTTGGCAATTAATAAGGTCTCTTTGTGGATATTAACTCTTAACAACCAGTCTAAAGTTGGTCTCGGAGCGAGAAATAATGACCCGCGGAAATAGTGATGGTAGTAGTACTATAGTCCGTGCCTTTTAGCCTGCCGCCGGTGCGACTATCCAGAAACGGCTGGAGACACTGCACAGCGGTAATTAATGGACAGTTTAGTTCCTCAGCTCAAGGTTTTTACTATTCTAGTGGCCGAGGATCAAGCAATGCCACTCATTTAGTCAAAGATTAACGACACGTGGTTGACGTCTGGAATCATTCCTTAGACGTAATGACTAAAATTCCGAAGACATGATGCTGCATCTCTCAACCTTGCAGGAATTAATTAACCGGGTTGATGTGATGGCGTGCATGCAATCTCTTGGTTTCAGCCTTCCATGATCTCCAATGACCAGGTATTGAATCCCACTGCTACCAACCGTGAAGTGATTATGGATACTTTGTGGATAGAACCAGGATGGAAGACTTCCGCTCATTTTTGACCAACAACTCCTCAATTGGGTCAAGTTCCCCTTAAATCCACCTGGTAAGCTTCTTTTTTCAACTGTCACTCGAGCCTGTGACCTTCCCTAAAAGATCCATCAAAGCGAAGCTAGTAGCAACAGTAGCTTAGCTTGTTACAAACTATCAAGCACTAGAAGTCCTTCTGGTTAGTGATGTCGACCAACAAAAACTTTAACGACCCAGGGTTCCCTGATCATTCATTATCTGTGTGTCCCTGCCATGATCGTTGTTCCCCTTGTCAAACGTTTTCgacatttctttttctttttattccCCATGTTTCCTCAAATGTGACCATTCcttgttttgtcttttgcCGTTGTTCTACGCTCGTTTCTTTGTTCCTGATCAGGGAGGGCGACCCTCCTTGTTTAAAACCTTCAGCATGGTTAGCATTAATGCTTCAATTGTACGATTGCACTAAAAATCCCGCAACCTTTTCATTTTTCTAACACCCTCCAGGCTATCCAGGcagttcttcttgtcctgaCCTTTGTCGTCCTTATCTTCCGTGGCTGGGCGCGCATCCTCTCCCACCAATCCATCTTTACACCGACCGATCTTTTTGCCTGGGCAGGATGGATATTTACACTGGGATGGTTCATTTGCTCGACATTAGCCCTTCGAATCCTCATCGATAACCCTGCATACACAACCGAACTTCTCGTAGATTCGGAGGAGTACCTCAAGGTACGTAAAGAGATCATCTGTTTGCCAGGATGGACACGCCAAGGAACTAACATTGCTTTGCCTTGTAGATCGTCTTTGTGGCACAATATTTCTTCGACATTGGAATCTACCTCCCCAAGATCTCTATCACACTGTTTTACTGGAATTTGATACCAAGGATCTCGGGACGGCTAAAGAACGCGCTGCTGGTAGTTTCCGTCTATCTGGGTTGCTGTCTTACTGCGACAGTTCTTACCGACACCTTCATATGTCAGCCCATTACCGACAATTGGTACTGCTTACTTCTATAACATACTTCGTAAAGACCGACTGGCTAATTGTTATAGGTCTATCCCGAATCAACTAAAGTCGACATGGAACTCATACGCCGCCTTTGTAATTCAATGGGTCTTGAACTGGTCTACAGATTTGGTCGCGTTTCTCTAtcccttcttccttcttaaGCACATTACACTTCGCAAGGAGCAGAAACTCGCCCTTATCGGCGTGTTCTCTCTGGGTGCCATTACCCTGATGGTTAGCCTTTCACGATTTATTGCATATAATGCAACTGATTTCGAACTCGAAGACGAATCTGGCAGTATGTTTCCTCCCCTAATAAACTCGACTTTTCCCTGACCTGATCAACAGATATCTTATCCACCGCAGAGATGACCACAGCTGTCATAGTCGTTTGCCTCCCGGGCCTTCGAAGGTTCATTTCACGTGGTAAATCCCGTGAACAATCGACAGGGCCATCTAGTGACTACGCCCAAGGAACAGGGAACAATGGAACACAGCGAACGCGGCACCCACCGTCagcttaccaaaaatgggGAGTGAGAGATGATGAGATCGGATTAGTTACTGAGATTCGTGGTGGCAATTCTACAGAGCTGACTGACGTTGAGCGTACCAGCGATGGAAAGAGTGTGTTTGTGACACATAGCATAACATCTAGTATATAGAGACAAACAAATTAGATTCCcgtttaaataaatatagaCATAATACTGTCAGGGCCTACATGGTTGTAGGGATTGTGTAACACCGTAAGGGTACCAAGTGGTATGTATGCTCATGTTTACAAACCAAAGCAAGACCCCCGCCTATCCCACTAGAACTACGATGGAAGAATAAGAAGAAAGCTTTCTATTTGGATCCCTACATCCGACTTGTTTATGTTGTTAATGAAAACACGCGCAGAGGACCACTATTGTACCAGTGCCATCAAAGCAAAATCGTAACCTCCAGATTGCGGACTGGATATCTGATTTAACCCCAAATACAGTAGAAAAATATCTACTGTCTCGAGAAATTGAGTTTTGAAGAGGGGAAGGCGCAATGGTAATCATGATCAACATATCCGATGGCATAGAAATGTATGCACGTCGGTCGTGTAGATTCCGTACCAAAGTTAACCAATGTATTAACTGGTCTACCGAGATTTTAAAGCTTGTGATTGGTCCTCCTGAGATCTCCATATTGGTTCAAGATAAGGCTTGGAGGTATCAACTGAATTTACGCACTATTATCTCTAAGCCCTGGGCGTGTTTCCGCTTCCCCTCTATGCTTTGGACTAATAATATCGCCTTATATAACACGTGGTGTTCATTCTGAAGTAGAGTATCTGCTTGGAGTTCTAAGCTACGGAGTACAGCAGAGGATAAGACATTGCATCCGAGACCTAGAAATGACAGAGTAAAGTGATAAGTGAAGTCTAGTCTATCTTCACCCCACGATGCATGTGGCAGGGTTCGAGTGATAACATTTTGAAGGCGGTGACGAAGATAAGGTAGGGATGCGTTGGAAGGAATCTCCATCATCTTACCCTCCTCAAATGATCATTTAGTCAGTG carries:
- a CDS encoding hypothetical protein (TransMembrane:7 (o6-24i45-66o86-109i121-144o164-189i201-223o235-256i)) gives rise to the protein MVSINASIAIQAVLLVLTFVVLIFRGWARILSHQSIFTPTDLFAWAGWIFTLGWFICSTLALRILIDNPAYTTELLVDSEEYLKIVFVAQYFFDIGIYLPKISITLFYWNLIPRISGRLKNALLVVSVYLGCCLTATVLTDTFICQPITDNWSIPNQLKSTWNSYAAFVIQWVLNWSTDLVAFLYPFFLLKHITLRKEQKLALIGVFSLGAITLMVSLSRFIAYNATDFELEDESGNILSTAEMTTAVIVVCLPGLRRFISRGKSREQSTGPSSDYAQGTGNNGTQRTRHPPSAYQKWGVRDDEIGLVTEIRGGNSTELTDVERTSDGKSVFVTHSITSSI